Below is a genomic region from Palaemon carinicauda isolate YSFRI2023 chromosome 31, ASM3689809v2, whole genome shotgun sequence.
cttgtttgtcagggaacaaaGGGGTACTATTTATATCCAAGGCATCAGATagcaaatcctttattttatcaaacaagctaacccggaatcttttccacatgcacatgatatccgggcggtagccacctccatcaattactttcagaacatggattttgatgaccttaagaagtacacaGGTTGGAAATCCCCGATGGTTTTCAAACACCCCTATTTGAAGAACTTGCAGGCCCTTAAGTTTcctactattgcagctgggagtGTTATCTCCCCCGATTAATTTCTTGCCTTTCTTCTTTTCGTCCTCCTCTCGACCTTCTCCCTCCCCCTGCCACTCCCACCGCGTTGCCTCTCACCTTGGTCGGTGTTTTTGCCTCATTGCTATGTTATGTCGGTGAATTAGCCCACTTATTATTTTATGTCATGTTGACTTACTCATGTTGGTAGCTTTTAATTTTGGATTGtatataatttttgatatcctaGGGTATTGTACAGTTTACCTTGTCTTTTGTACCCATTCTATTATATTTTGCCTCTTGCCATATTTGATTCCATTGCTACCTATGTTTTTGGTTGGTCTACTATGACATTCTGGAGTTTTGTACATTTACTTTACTTGTGCCTAAATGGCATTGTTTAATTATTAAGGAATTGTTCTTTTGTATGGGACAGTATGTTACTTATTATACTTAACCTCcggtttcatatatatttttactttacctGTATTTTTGATGAggttttgatatttatttctgtCGCATTACGTGCCCTAATATAGTAATCTCCAGTTATACATAaatttttttactttaacctgttgatttgtgggcttggaaggcattctctggtacattttcaccgggcgtcacaggtcgtcccagaaaagggattttgacgaaggaaaaatctatttctggggagatacctgtgacgcccggtgaaacccttccctggttTTTTCCCCATCCCTTTCCTTTCCAACCCATCTCAtgtagaaggatgtgtagatggcgctcgaggcaggcgtcgctgagtggatcaggtgggttcggttggtgccgttagggcggctcccccttttgatgaaggattgatctaaatggaagatgacctgtgaatagtggttttcacacgccctttctttatacacgacgcccttagggtgctcgcgcgagggtagtaacctctgcattccatgctttaactttctctggtatatttggaagtatttatatcagaaaagagataagaaggacccttttcaccgggcgtcacaggtcgacccagaaagatttttccttcgtcaaaatccctttataatgCCCAGAAAAATAGGAATaactggaaaacaaaacaaaagtggAGAGTTCACTAGAAAAGTGTGTGAGGGAGGATTCTACCTGCCGCTAACTAGTGGAGGCTTATCGATAACTTGTGTGAAAGTTTTTATGGCTAAATCCAGATTGCACTGAAACATACATCCTAAGTAAAGAATGAAGGTTCGTATTTGTgtcagaataaaaatgaaatttcataAACTAGATAATAACTAAAATACCTGTTAAATCAATAGGCGGCTCTAGTAACGCAGATCGTTGATTCTGTATGTACATTCTGTAACAGTAGCCTAAACCAAGACCAAAGAGTGAGAAGATAACTGTGATGATTGACTGAAGAACAGGATGCTGTAAAATGAAAAGTAACATAAGTacagatacagtactgtatattatagtgaaaaaaaagttcataaatgcttttattaacccttttacccccaaaggacgtactggtacgtttcacaaaactcatccctttacccccatggacgtaccggtacgtccttgcaaaaaaatattatacaaaatttttttttcatatttttattattttttttttaaaaattcaggcattttccaagagaatgagaccaacctgacctctctatgacaaaaattaaggctgttagagcaatttaaaaaatatatactgcaaaatgtgctggggaaaaaataaccccttgggggttaagggttggaaatttccaaagaacctgggggtaaaagggttaattaacacTCAAATTCTgtacaaacataattacagaataTAATCTACAGAAAAACCTTTGAAAATCAGTTCACTTACACTTAGAGTGGATTGTTTAGCGAGAACTGCATCTCCAACGACAATCAAAACACCAATAATAAGGCCAATACCAGCACCAACCCATGGTGTCTGTTGGTCAACCTGCGAAAGATGTTGGGTGTTATGTTAAAAGTAGTCATTTGCATCAAAGATATTTTTTCCTCTAGATAATTCCTTTATGGAATAAGCTGGGAAAAATTCTCCCCACTCACTACGTAACAAATCTCTTCTATTATTTACTTTAAATTCTATTTTCTAAGTACTGTACATAAATTTTAGATTATATTTCATTCctatttccttatatatttacaaaatatactaatactgtatatattacggtatatatatatgaataaaaatgtaattcTATGGTGTATTGTGGTCCTCATCTCTTAAAAATCAAACACACTGTATCTGTATTTGCCAGTTATAAATTGTAGCATTCTATGCATAGCAAACCAAAATGCAACAAAATGTGTAACCCTTTAtactctcgcctcctaccataaaaAAGGCTCTTTTTCTGCAGCCTGAAGAGGTGGCTTACTTAAATGCCTCTGTCACAGAATAAAGAGTTATGATGCCAGACACACAATTCAACCATGATTTTGACTGCATTTATAGGGGATTGGACTGGTTTACAAAGATTAAGCCAAAGGCCAGGTATTAGGACATGCGAGATGATTAATTTCTGTTTCTTACGGGGGAGAGAGCACCTCTTTATCCTGGAGACATCTGACCCCAAAAGAATTTCATAACAGAGGTGAGGCATGTGTTTTGTTATGTAGGTGGAGAGTAACAAGCCTAAAACAGATGACTCAGGCAAGGTTTGCTCTTTCTTTTTTCATACAACTATATGGAAAACATAAGTTTATAGGATAACTTAATAGGAATAAACAGTAATTTTGACCAGTTATTTTGGTATTCTTAACTAGTACAGTTACTATGATTAGACATTGAAACTTGAATCTTTTTCACATTTTCACTTACTATAAAATGTATAACAACTGTTCAGCCTCATACTTCAAATCACTATGCACAAGATATATGTGACTCCACTGGCCAATCCATTTCCAGGTGAACCAAGCTATCTTATTCTCCTGGTATTTTACAAGATATAAAACATTCATAGCCTTTTAAAGGCATACAATTCATGTACCCTCTCTCTAACCATGGGCACTTAATAGTGAAAGTTCTTGTTGTTGGTACACATAATAACTGACAATCAATTTTTCAGCCTCATCCAGTATACCACAACCCATACTCACCTGCAATATAAATTTGTCCCAAAGCAACTAGGTGTCTTTATTTTTGTTAGGACTTACTTATTGCTGCCTCATCAACAATTATAGTATCTTCAAGAACACGTCTACAAAATCTCAgtgtaaaaaatatttgttaagtTCTACTTTTGAAAAAGTGGAATAAAAACCCTTGTGCTTTGTAACTTTCTGTTTCATAGGCACCTTTTTACACTAATAGCATCTTTCCAAGTTCAATATTGTTAAAAATGCTACATTTTATGGAAAACTCAATAACCATTAATTGCATGACAACGGTATTACTAAAACATTTCAGCACCAACACTTTCTTGCGGATCCTTTGGGATTTTAATTTCTTACCATATCAGGATTTTGTACAGAATAATGGATGCCATAAAAAGATTAAGCTATTATCCACTGCGGCATCAAAGACATTAGATTATTCGTTATATATGAACAACCAATGAATAAAGCATATACAGAGAACATAAGATGAATATGCTGGTCCAACACAACTTTTATTCATCAATTAGTTTGTCCTAAATACCTTTAGCTAAAAAACTAAATGGGAATgcaaataatataatatacagaATGTAAAAACAAAATGCTTGTGTGTATCCTTCACAGTAGTTGACATCAAAAGGAATAACTTATCCTTAACCACCTGCATTTTGAAAGAACTACTTTCCTGTATTAATAAAATGCCATAAAAAACTAGCTTTTTGAAGCATTACCTATGTTATTTTTAAATTCCCTTTAATACAGTATCCATGAAAATACTAGATACAAAATGACCAATTAAACTTTTTGTTATTATCCGATgtaaaaaaaagatcaaaatgaACATTATCTCATTTCAGCATAAAGAAATTTCAGGAttatgcaaaattttttttttttacatcttcagAATGCTAAAACGGCCTCACCTTCTGTTGACGAGTCATCTCTCTGTTTGTCCTGAGGACGCACTCCAATAGGGTTGGATCATCTTGGAGTTGTGAGGCACGGCGATAAGATTCCAGAGCTTCTGCAAAATGGTTAGTGGCATATTCTACTTCCCCCTTGCGAAACCAACCCTGAAGGGAAGAGTTTTACACAATATCATGTCTGCAATAGATCAACAAGTAGAGAATTGATTTTCAAACTTAttttaaatatcacaaattttaagtaatttgtatttttcctaaaagtacttacctcgaactactttcttaggagtatctaggatctcctccctatccgaccaatAATTTTGCGCAatcccccctatctccgttttcccgtGTCGGGTCCCTAAGTGGTggagggatacgtgccctgaggcgacccggggtcagggCGTGGGTGCGCTACTGGGTCGTTGTCTTCAGTAAGCATATGAGTCTTTACGTCGAACACCTGTAAGGcacccggggcaggatgggtgggcaataacccgaaagtagttcgaggtaagtactgttaggaaaaatacaaattacttaaaatttgtgatttgttccaacacaaagttcttacctcgaactactttcttaggagactcacACTTTAGGAGGCGGAGGTGGATTTACAAgccggaagacccaccactaccatccAAGGGCACGGGACCTCAATAGGCAGCTAGGTCCAGACAACATAAAGAACAGTGTAGGAGAGTcaggggaagcacgcaaaagtctacctgtttGTATAAACTCACCTTTATAAATAATCTGAGCATGGGCTTCcaaaacatccatctctcacatgggaggagggaagggaagggaaagggtGGCAAGAAAAGGGAAGCAAGGGGGGAACCTGTGTCGCTCGCAATTACTTCTTTCGGGCTACCCGGGGCCGAAGCTCTAAACTTTTTGAATGGTGGAAATCACTGGtccaatggagaaggagtccagggacttcctcatGCAGTCTTtaaggtagtgggccgtaaaggcgGACTGCCAggaccatgtgcctgctcgcatgatttggcccactgccatgttgctTTCAAAggccaaagaagtgctaagacctctaatatcatgggggCGCGGGGTACCAGGGACTGCAGACCCCTCACTGGtgtaagctctcttgatgacttgccgaagccaggAGATCGTGTTCTTCGACACGACCTTCTTTACTGGGCTTGAGTAGACAAACAAACTTTTGATGCCCGGCTGGAGTCTGGCTGTCCTGCTGAGGTATTTCCTGACCATTCTCACTGagcacaggagcaagtcttccgggttgtccgagtgagggatggccgggaccgagaacccctcgaacctcgtgtctgcaatggccgggttctgcgttttggccacaaactcaggcagaaacttaaaggacaagtccttccaccctttcgagtgtgaAACCTCGAATGACAAGCCGTGGAGCCCACTCacgcgcttggctgaggccagagccagcaagaacaccgtcttgagggtgaggtctttatctagaatatccttgaggggctcgaagggaggccttgtcaaaactTTGAGAACCTTGGCTACATCCCACTGCGGGACCCGTGGCGCGGGgggaacaagactgctcgaaacttctgatgagcatggtAATCTGGCGAGAGGCCTGCAGGTTGATGCCTTTGACCCGAAAGACCTGCCCCAGAGCCGCTAGAACCCCCTTGATGGCCGGAATGGAGACCCCAGGTCatccctcaggtggaccaggaagtctgcaatcttgtggactgatgcatctAGGGGCCTCAGGTTCTgcgtggcacaccacttcacaaacgtggtccacttggcctggtacaccatgatcgaggacttccgcagataccctgacatcctcgaacCCGTCTTCCCCAAGTATCCTTCTTTTCTAAACAGGGGCTCAATTACCTCCACACGTGTAGCTAgaggcactgagggttttcgtgaaaccttcgaaagtgaggctggtgcagaaggtcttccCTTACTGGTAGGGGCCACagaggaagggtggccaggtcctgtagatccgcgaaccactccctctccggccaacAGGGCGGTACCAAAGTCATCACTGTTGCCCTTGATTGCCTgagcctgttgagcacctgcctgagaatcatgaaggggggaaaggcatacacgtcgagtccgtcccatgggtgctggaaggcgtcctcgaacgctgctgccgggtctggcacaggagaacagaacacggggagcttcgtgttgagccttgtggcgaacaggtctatcaccagtgagccccacaactgtaggaccttctgggccacctgtgggtgtagggaccactcctaCCCCACTATTTGCcctgctctgctgaggccgtcggctaggacgttttTCTTCCCCGGAATAAACCGGGCTGTGAGAATGATGTGATTCCTCTCGCCCCATTCCATGACTCGAgccgtgagatcgcacagctcccttgatctaaatcctccttgcttctttatgtaagccaccaTGGTGGCGCTGTCGCACATAAGGGCTATTACGTTTCCCCGCACCCGATGGACAAATATTGAGAGGGCCTTTTGAACCGCCAGCAGCTCGACCTGGTTTATGTGGAGAAgcttctcctccggggaccactttccctctgctgtctcttcgagcagatgggctccccacccctcctttgacgcgtccctgaagagcaacatctccggaggagtGGAAGCGAACGGCACGCCCCGTAGGGTGTTTGCCCTGTCGGACCACCAAAGGAGCATGTTTCTGGTCGCTGGGGTCATCATGACTAAGGACTGAGGCGGGTCTCCCGGTGgccagaggtccttcagattccactggaccggcctcagcttgagcctcccctgaggaactagcttctccaaTGCGACCGAGTGGCCCACAagtcgctgccaatccttggccctcactGGCGCATTTGCTAGGAATGGTCGAATTATGTGGTCTAGATTGTCCAGTCTCTCGAGAGAAGTGGAAGCGAACGGCACGCCCCGTAGGGCGTttgccctgtcggaccaccagaggagcatgtttctgGTGGCTGGGGTCATCATGACTAAGGACTGAGGCGGGTCTCCCGGTGGCCAGAGGtctttcagattccactggaccggcctcagcttgagcctccccctAAGGAACTAGCTTCTCCAACGCGACTGGGTGGCCCACAAGTcactgccaatccttggccctcactGGCGTATTTGCTAGGAATGGTCGAATTATGTGGTCTAGATTGTCCagtctctcttgagaggggaatgcccttgctacctgggagtctaggaccatccccaggtatgtcatcctggtggtggggatcaACTGGGACTTCTCCAGATTGATGGTACCgtatatcactttctgtgttagatcctttagggtacaatcttcgttgttcaagtttgaagcgtagtgcaagaccttgtccaaggaccatgatatgggctttggaggggttgctggtttgattctagcacatgcttttggaatcctaatgaagatttcgttcgacaggaccacctggaaggcgtaaaaaagaggtctagtcaaagctgacttacacgtagttatcgtggtggaagccagtcCTTgctcatggaggtggatgaagaaggaaaggcagaagtctatcgagatttctgccggtctgcttgctttgacaaaggagacccacttcttccaagacgattcatattgtctactggttgactttgacttatatccttctataaagtcgatgttgtcttttaagatcccgaaccttttcttggccgctaaggcgagaaaatcatgagatgtaggttttgggttctcaaagatgaagcgtagacagtcgacttttgaaccagttgggatagaactggattcggtagaggacacagcttcagcttcagttctatcactagagggaactaattgttcttgggccatttggggccactactgctgctgtccccttgaaggatctcagcttgttgaggaccttcagcaggagatttgttggtgggaacagatagatatgattccatctgttccaatcgagggacatagcgtctgtcgcttctgcccgagggtcctcgtatggggtcaCATATCGAAGTactgtagtttcttgttgtcgctcattgcgaagaggttgatctgcagttctgggactttttccaagatgaaggagaatgagtctgcgtccagggaccattctgtctctatcggttttcgccaagatagagcgtccgccgtcatattgCAGAACCCTtgcaagtgaactgctgataagtgccatcttttcttcttt
It encodes:
- the LOC137624803 gene encoding uncharacterized protein gives rise to the protein MGRTRRVCLSPLHDSQAGAQQAQAIKGNSDDFGTALLAGEGVVRGSTGPGHPSSVAPTSKGRPSAPASLSKVSRKPSVPLATRVEGWFRKGEVEYATNHFAEALESYRRASQLQDDPTLLECVLRTNREMTRQQKVDQQTPWVGAGIGLIIGVLIVVGDAVLAKQSTLSHPVLQSIITVIFSLFGLGLGYCYRMYIQNQRSALLEPPIDLTGDGVMRNGVDGANNENIPESTSAEEPRHHPRYTKAQARQRYKKGKS